In Verrucomicrobiia bacterium, the sequence GAAAAAATAGAAAAAGGCGCGCCGGTGCCTGCAAACTATGAATTAAAAGAGCTCAAAGACATGCAAGCAGGCAAAGAAGTCACCAGTAAGCTGCTTGTGAAACGGCGTGTAGAGTTGAGCGGCAATTTGGTGGCTCGCGCATTTCGCTACATTCAGCCAACAGGCGAATCTGCAGTTTCGATTGAATTCAAATCGGAAGGCAAAGAGATTTTCGGCAAATTAACAGAAGCCCATGTTGGTGAACGTTTGGCGATTGTTTTGGATGGAGAAGTGAAAAGCGCGCCAGCTATTCGCCAACCCATCTACGGTGGAAGTGCAGAAATTTCTGGCAATTTTACTCCACAAGAAGCTGAAGAATTGGCAAGCGTGTTAGAAAATCCTTTGGAAACACCCGTTCAAATTATCGAGGAACGCGGCGTGGATCCCAGTTTGGGACGCGACTCGATTCGCAGCGGAATTTTAGCAGCTTGCTATGGTGCCGCAGCTGTTATTTTGTTCATGTTAATTTATTATCGTTTCCTAGGCGTGATAGCCGTTTGTGCGTTATTGATTAATTTATTGATTCTTTTCGGTTTGCTAGCGCAATTTCATTTCACGCTCACGCTTCCGGGTATTGCAGGCATTATTTTGACCTTGGGCATGGCGGTGGATGCCAATGTGTTAATTTACGAACGTATTCGCGAGGAAATGGCGGCGGGGAAACCGATTTCTGCTGCGATTACTTCTGGCTTTGATAAAGCATTCAGTTCGATTTTGGATGCTAACGTAACCACCATTATCACATCAGCCATTCTCTTTTGGCAAGGAAGTGGCGCAGTGCAGGGATTTGCTGTTACTTTAACCCTTGGCATTTTAGGCACGCTCTTTGCCGCGTTGATTATCACTCGCAATCTACTGGAATGGAAAGATGTCAAAACCGGTTACCAAAAACTGACAATTATGCAGTTTGTCAAACGTCCGAATTTTAACTTTATGAAATATCGGTTTCTCGCTTTTGCGCTTTCCGGAATCGTCTTAATCGCAGGCATGGGCGCTTTCGTTATGAAAGGCAATGATGTTTACAGTGTCGATTTTACGGGTGGCGAGGCACTAACGCTGAGTTACTCGCAAAAGCAAAACGTTGGCCAATTACGCGCCAGTTTAGAAAAAGCAGGCATTCAAGATGCGGTTTTGCAAAGCCAAAAGTCGCCTGATGGCCAACATGAAGCGCTTTTGGTAAAAACTCAGTTTGGCCAGGGAGACCAAGCTGAAAAGGTATTGCTCGAGCAATTTCCTCAAGCCGGTTTCTCACGTATTTCATTGGATAAAGTGGGCCCCGTGGTAGGAACAGAGCTCAAAAATAAATCGGCCTTTGCTTTGCTGCTCGCGCTGTTGGGCATTCTCATTTATGTCACGATTCGTTTTGAATTTTCCTTTGCGATTGGTGCTATTGTCGCCTTGCTCCACGACGTGTTGATTACAGTGGGAGTTTTTGCTCTAACCGATCATAAACTTTCATTAACCGTTGTAGGCGCTGTTCTAGCGATTGCGGGTTATTCCATTAATGATACGATTGTGGTGTTTGATCGCATCCGCGAAAGTTTGCGTCTTTCGGAAAAAGGATCGCTCATGACTTTGATTGATCGTGCGCTCAATGCGACTTTGAGCCGCACTCTCTTAACCTCAGGCACCACTTTGCTCAGTGTCATCGCGTTATTTATTTTCGGCGGCCCAGTCATTCACGATTTTGCTTTTGCCTTATTGATAGGCATTGCAGCCGGCACTTATTCCTCACTTTACATTGCCAGTCCGATCGTATTGTGGTGGACAGGCAACCGAACCGAATGGCTCAAATCGCAAGTAGCTCCGGCTAAGGCTTAACTGAAGGTGCGGGAGAAGTCTGAGTTTGCTGATAATAAGTCCCAGGATCTTTTAAAATCGGACTTTTAAGCATGACTTCTATTTGTTCCGGGGTCAATTGATGTTGTCCATCAATTGTAGTGTCTCGAGCCAGAGGCGCTACAAACATCAAATTGAGTTTATCCAAAGGCGGAAGACTATCATAAATTTCTCCTAAAGTCCCATGTGAAAAGTCGCTATAGCTCAAGCTAGAAGTATTGAAATGACCTCCATCATCATGTCCAAATACTTTCTGTTTTCCGATGAGGATATGAACGCTTTCATGAGCCGCAATATTGGCAGGCACATTTCGATTTTCATTACCTATACCAATAAATAAACTATTATTAATATTACGATAACTGCCCTGCCCTCCAGTCAGTCCAACGCCAAAAGCATAAGCCTCAATACCATAAACATTCTGATCGCCTTCAATATAAGCATGCTCACCACCCACCAAGATCATGCGAATACCTTCATCCGGCGAATAATCTCCACTGGATTCCATCGCTAGCATCACCATTTCTTTTTGAGACAAACCCTTTGTTATATCAATATC encodes:
- the secD gene encoding protein translocase subunit SecD, which translates into the protein MQTSLLFFGGLLFLILFIWYLAATERRMRLGVGLALWLTLFALCAVSVYPPKETVRLGLDLKGGTSFLIELDGNPTPDALQQAVAVIRKRIDKFGVAEPLIQPAGEKRIMVQIPGLSAADKNTARSQLEKVARLEFRLVHPNNNNEIEKIEKGAPVPANYELKELKDMQAGKEVTSKLLVKRRVELSGNLVARAFRYIQPTGESAVSIEFKSEGKEIFGKLTEAHVGERLAIVLDGEVKSAPAIRQPIYGGSAEISGNFTPQEAEELASVLENPLETPVQIIEERGVDPSLGRDSIRSGILAACYGAAAVILFMLIYYRFLGVIAVCALLINLLILFGLLAQFHFTLTLPGIAGIILTLGMAVDANVLIYERIREEMAAGKPISAAITSGFDKAFSSILDANVTTIITSAILFWQGSGAVQGFAVTLTLGILGTLFAALIITRNLLEWKDVKTGYQKLTIMQFVKRPNFNFMKYRFLAFALSGIVLIAGMGAFVMKGNDVYSVDFTGGEALTLSYSQKQNVGQLRASLEKAGIQDAVLQSQKSPDGQHEALLVKTQFGQGDQAEKVLLEQFPQAGFSRISLDKVGPVVGTELKNKSAFALLLALLGILIYVTIRFEFSFAIGAIVALLHDVLITVGVFALTDHKLSLTVVGAVLAIAGYSINDTIVVFDRIRESLRLSEKGSLMTLIDRALNATLSRTLLTSGTTLLSVIALFIFGGPVIHDFAFALLIGIAAGTYSSLYIASPIVLWWTGNRTEWLKSQVAPAKA